The following coding sequences are from one Candidatus Caccoplasma merdavium window:
- a CDS encoding cofactor-independent phosphoglycerate mutase, translating into MKYIIVLGDGMADEPIDSLGGRTPIQAADTPAMDWLAAHGRCGRLHTVPAGFEPGSEIANMAILGYDLPTVFEGRGSLEAASMGIDILPGEMAMRCNLICIEEGKIKNHSAGHISNEEAHELITFLQQELGDETVHFYPGVSYRHLLKIKDGDKRLHCTPPHDVPGTPFRDVLVRPLDVRASETAYLINRLILRSQEILPRHPVNIRRREQGKDMANSIWPWSPGYKPRMETLASHYGIKSGAVISAVDLIKGIGVYAGLRSIDVPGATGLYDTNYEGKVAAAIEALKTDDFVYLHIEASDEAGHEGDAQLKKTTVEYLDHRVLQPLLAAADSLGEPLTIALLPDHPTPCRLKTHTNAPIPFVIYKPGETPDAVQVYDEESVARGYYGTLSGDEFIKAFFASPRK; encoded by the coding sequence CGGCCGTTGCGGTCGATTGCATACCGTACCGGCGGGTTTTGAACCGGGCAGCGAAATTGCCAATATGGCTATTTTGGGCTATGACCTGCCCACCGTTTTTGAAGGGCGCGGTTCGCTCGAAGCTGCCAGTATGGGCATCGACATTCTCCCCGGCGAGATGGCCATGCGTTGCAATCTCATCTGCATCGAGGAGGGGAAGATAAAGAACCATTCGGCGGGGCACATCTCAAACGAGGAGGCTCACGAATTGATCACTTTCCTCCAACAGGAGTTGGGCGACGAGACGGTGCATTTCTATCCCGGTGTCTCCTATCGTCACCTGCTCAAAATCAAAGATGGCGACAAGCGTCTCCATTGCACCCCCCCGCACGATGTGCCCGGCACCCCGTTTCGCGACGTGCTGGTGCGTCCGCTCGATGTCCGGGCCTCTGAGACAGCCTATCTCATAAACCGGCTTATTCTGCGTTCGCAAGAAATTCTGCCCCGGCACCCGGTGAATATCCGGCGTCGGGAACAAGGCAAGGATATGGCCAACAGCATTTGGCCGTGGTCGCCCGGTTACAAGCCTCGCATGGAAACTCTGGCTTCGCATTACGGCATCAAGAGCGGAGCCGTCATTTCGGCCGTCGACTTGATAAAGGGCATCGGCGTGTATGCCGGCCTGCGTTCCATCGATGTGCCCGGAGCCACCGGCCTCTACGACACCAATTACGAAGGAAAGGTGGCTGCGGCGATTGAAGCCTTGAAGACCGATGACTTTGTTTACCTCCATATCGAGGCCAGTGATGAGGCGGGACACGAGGGCGATGCCCAGTTGAAGAAGACGACGGTCGAGTACCTCGACCATCGTGTGTTGCAGCCCTTGCTGGCTGCTGCCGATTCATTGGGCGAGCCGCTTACCATAGCCCTCTTGCCCGACCACCCGACCCCCTGTCGGCTGAAAACGCACACCAATGCTCCCATACCGTTTGTCATCTACAAGCCCGGTGAGACCCCCGATGCCGTGCAGGTATATGACGAGGAGAGCGTTGCCCGGGGCTATTATGGCACACTCTCGGGCGATGAATTTATCAAGGCATTCTTTGCCAGCCCAAGGAAGTAG
- the thrC gene encoding threonine synthase — MQYYSTNKQTPPASLEEAVVKGLAPDKGLYMPEKIKRLPPAFFHNMGGMSLQEISFIVAEAFFGEDVDANVLKNIVYDTLNFDIPLVPVHDSIYSLELFHGPTLAFKDVGARFMARLLGYFIQREGGKDVNVLVATSGDTGSAVANGFLGVPGIQVYVLYPKGKVSEIQEKQFTTLGRNITALEIDGTFDDCQALVKSAFMDKDLNKMMHLTSANSINVARFLPQAFYYFYAYAQLLRRGISENVVICVPSGNFGNITAGLFAKRMGLPVKRFIAANNRNDIFLHYLRTGEYEPKPSVATLANAMDVGAPSNFARVLDLYGGSHDAICADISGAAYTDGQIRETLADVYRRHHYLLDPHGTCGYRALSEGLQPGETGVFLETAHPAKFLATVEEIIGEPVAVPDTLQRFMQGKKRAVELSSDFTHFKRYLLGK, encoded by the coding sequence ATGCAATATTACAGTACCAATAAACAGACACCACCTGCCTCGCTCGAAGAGGCCGTTGTCAAAGGACTCGCCCCCGACAAGGGGCTCTATATGCCCGAAAAGATCAAGCGTCTCCCACCGGCATTTTTCCATAACATGGGAGGAATGTCGCTCCAAGAAATCTCGTTTATCGTAGCCGAGGCTTTCTTTGGCGAAGACGTTGATGCCAATGTGCTCAAAAACATTGTTTATGATACCCTGAATTTCGACATACCGCTGGTGCCGGTGCATGACTCCATTTACAGCCTCGAACTCTTCCACGGTCCCACGTTGGCGTTCAAAGATGTCGGTGCCCGTTTCATGGCTCGCCTGCTGGGCTATTTTATCCAGCGTGAAGGCGGCAAAGACGTGAATGTGCTGGTCGCCACCTCGGGCGACACGGGCAGTGCCGTGGCCAACGGTTTCCTGGGTGTGCCGGGCATACAGGTGTATGTGCTCTATCCCAAGGGAAAGGTGAGCGAGATACAGGAGAAGCAGTTTACCACCCTCGGCCGCAACATCACGGCACTCGAAATCGACGGTACGTTCGACGACTGTCAGGCTTTGGTGAAGAGTGCCTTCATGGATAAGGACCTGAACAAGATGATGCATCTTACCTCGGCCAACTCCATCAACGTGGCCCGTTTCCTGCCGCAGGCATTCTATTATTTCTATGCCTATGCCCAGTTGCTCCGCCGGGGAATTTCCGAAAATGTGGTGATATGCGTGCCCAGCGGAAATTTCGGGAACATCACTGCCGGCCTTTTTGCCAAACGCATGGGATTGCCCGTGAAACGTTTCATCGCTGCCAACAACCGCAACGACATTTTCCTGCATTACCTTCGTACGGGCGAGTATGAGCCCAAGCCTTCGGTAGCCACCTTGGCCAATGCCATGGACGTGGGGGCCCCCAGCAATTTTGCCCGGGTGCTCGATCTTTACGGCGGTTCACACGACGCCATCTGCGCCGACATCAGCGGTGCGGCCTATACCGACGGGCAGATACGCGAGACGCTGGCCGACGTCTACCGCCGTCACCATTACTTGCTCGACCCGCATGGGACGTGCGGGTACCGTGCTCTCTCCGAAGGTTTGCAGCCCGGAGAAACCGGTGTCTTTCTCGAAACCGCCCACCCGGCCAAGTTCCTGGCTACGGTCGAGGAGATTATCGGCGAACCGGTTGCCGTCCCCGACACGCTGCAACGCTTTATGCAGGGCAAGAAACGCGCGGTCGAGCTGTCGTCCGACTTTACCCACTTCAAACGCTATCTCTTGGGAAAATAA
- a CDS encoding RNA polymerase sigma factor: MNPEEQTYIKRILRGETELYGYFLDTYGQRIFTLVQQIVSNREDAEDLTQDIFVKAFESLKNYRGDCQFVTWIYRIAYNMTNSALRKSKQRQEFLPTDENTPEPADTDSSFDFADEEERDERIEDLQLALSWLTTEERALITLFYYDNKSIEDCAYITGLSEANIKVRLHRIRKKLSSYIYRIKYGNRPLS, encoded by the coding sequence ATGAATCCGGAGGAACAGACCTACATCAAACGCATTCTGCGTGGCGAGACCGAGCTGTATGGCTACTTTCTCGACACTTATGGCCAACGCATCTTCACGTTGGTGCAGCAGATTGTCTCCAACCGCGAAGATGCCGAGGACCTCACGCAGGATATTTTTGTAAAAGCCTTCGAATCGCTGAAAAATTACCGGGGCGATTGCCAGTTCGTCACCTGGATATACCGCATCGCCTACAACATGACAAACAGTGCCCTGCGGAAAAGCAAACAACGGCAGGAGTTCCTGCCGACCGACGAAAACACACCGGAACCGGCCGACACCGATTCCTCCTTCGACTTCGCCGACGAGGAAGAACGCGACGAACGCATCGAGGACCTGCAACTCGCCCTCTCGTGGCTCACGACCGAAGAGCGCGCCCTGATTACCCTTTTCTACTACGACAACAAGAGCATCGAGGATTGCGCCTACATTACCGGACTGTCCGAAGCCAACATAAAAGTGCGCCTACATCGCATACGGAAAAAATTATCTTCGTATATTTATCGCATCAAATATGGAAACAGACCGCTATCATGA
- a CDS encoding DUF4932 domain-containing protein, whose protein sequence is MKKSIALFCLFALCCCGVRAQKIEPQVKEEVELMSSLARLAGYKEYNSDYGRRYTADIDSVLGEYRSHQAVEMMKQFRNKYGLAYDRVMSMALQIECRGDSIIKLDTGKKRLSPVSEQETPGFLAALNDFYRTSRFNDFFHAHADVYALGLQVFNDSVMAYFDEDWYTRFYGTPPVEQFRIVIGFANGPQNYGVSRKLADQPKEVFAIMNYMVNKSGQPLFNKKSAELLVHEFCHSFTKIKGDTEKALEKSGKALREYTRSSMKRQAYGQWKIILEESLVRAATICYLIDHGYDEKAVRGAIVEEMDLNFSWMPELVQTLRYYESHRRKYPAFASFWPEIVRFFDNYVADREKQISKAMK, encoded by the coding sequence ATGAAAAAAAGTATTGCACTGTTCTGCTTGTTTGCCCTCTGCTGTTGTGGCGTGCGGGCCCAAAAAATCGAACCCCAGGTAAAGGAAGAGGTCGAGCTCATGTCGTCCTTGGCCCGGCTGGCCGGATACAAGGAGTATAATTCTGATTATGGCCGTCGTTATACGGCCGATATCGACTCAGTTTTGGGAGAATACCGTTCGCATCAGGCGGTTGAAATGATGAAACAGTTCCGGAACAAATATGGATTGGCGTATGACCGTGTCATGTCGATGGCCTTGCAGATTGAGTGCCGGGGCGACAGTATCATCAAACTCGATACCGGGAAGAAACGTCTTAGCCCCGTGAGTGAACAGGAAACACCCGGGTTTCTGGCCGCCCTCAACGATTTCTACCGGACCAGCCGCTTCAACGACTTTTTCCATGCTCATGCCGATGTATATGCACTCGGACTGCAAGTGTTCAACGACTCGGTTATGGCCTATTTCGACGAGGACTGGTACACCCGTTTTTACGGTACGCCTCCCGTCGAACAGTTCCGTATCGTCATAGGTTTTGCCAACGGACCACAAAATTATGGTGTCAGCCGCAAACTGGCAGACCAGCCCAAAGAGGTCTTTGCCATCATGAACTATATGGTCAACAAAAGCGGGCAGCCTCTTTTCAACAAAAAAAGCGCGGAGCTCCTTGTTCACGAATTTTGCCATTCGTTTACCAAAATCAAAGGCGATACCGAAAAAGCGTTGGAAAAATCGGGTAAGGCTCTACGAGAATATACCCGGAGTTCGATGAAAAGGCAGGCTTATGGCCAGTGGAAAATTATCTTGGAAGAGTCGTTGGTGCGTGCCGCCACGATATGCTACCTCATAGACCATGGTTATGATGAGAAAGCTGTACGCGGAGCCATCGTGGAAGAGATGGACCTTAATTTCTCCTGGATGCCCGAGTTGGTGCAGACGTTGCGTTATTATGAATCGCATCGCAGGAAATATCCTGCTTTTGCCTCGTTCTGGCCCGAAATCGTGAGGTTCTTCGACAATTATGTGGCCGACAGGGAAAAGCAGATAAGCAAGGCCATGAAATAA
- a CDS encoding PspC domain-containing protein has translation MKKTSIFNLGGNACYIDDDAAEVLRNYLDELRRHFGDNPSTDEVMNDIEMRLWEIFDEHKRYGMQVVSMREVEEAMSILGKVDDFGTIEESTDTTENKTDGESAQPVEPENEPASQGYPEKDMIRKKLFRNPDDKVIGGVASGLATYLDIQSVWARILFVLFFLFSGGIVLIIYLVLWIVMPQARTTAQRLEMQGIRPTAENIRHYVSKSVECGNLPTQNGNGCLQASAIGCGILILLPVIVLALLTLLMSIPIAWDALDELFHFGPAMHHLERGILPPGTLGDWVSTLMLNVLWLVPLLTVIFLFINRRWPQEPSTLRIVKIVALVLWLVALVWITVRVVWHII, from the coding sequence ATGAAAAAGACATCTATCTTTAATTTGGGCGGGAATGCCTGCTACATCGACGACGATGCCGCCGAGGTACTGAGAAACTATCTCGACGAACTGCGCCGCCATTTCGGCGACAACCCGTCGACCGACGAAGTGATGAACGACATCGAGATGCGGTTGTGGGAGATTTTCGACGAGCACAAACGATATGGCATGCAAGTCGTGTCGATGCGTGAAGTCGAAGAAGCCATGTCGATACTGGGCAAGGTCGACGACTTCGGGACCATCGAGGAATCAACAGACACAACCGAAAACAAAACGGACGGAGAATCGGCACAACCCGTTGAGCCCGAGAATGAGCCGGCAAGCCAAGGGTATCCCGAGAAAGACATGATTCGCAAAAAACTGTTCCGCAACCCCGACGACAAGGTCATCGGCGGCGTGGCATCGGGACTGGCCACCTACCTCGACATACAATCGGTTTGGGCCCGCATCTTGTTTGTTCTCTTCTTCCTGTTCAGCGGCGGAATCGTCCTCATCATCTACTTGGTCTTGTGGATTGTCATGCCGCAAGCCCGCACAACCGCACAACGGCTCGAAATGCAGGGCATACGGCCAACTGCCGAAAACATACGCCATTATGTTTCCAAATCGGTTGAATGCGGCAATCTGCCGACCCAAAATGGGAACGGGTGCCTGCAAGCCTCGGCCATCGGGTGCGGTATCCTGATACTCCTGCCGGTAATCGTCCTGGCCCTGCTCACCTTGCTCATGAGCATACCGATTGCATGGGACGCGCTTGACGAACTGTTCCACTTCGGGCCCGCCATGCATCATCTCGAACGAGGCATTCTCCCGCCGGGTACCCTCGGCGACTGGGTGTCGACCCTGATGCTCAATGTATTGTGGCTCGTACCACTGCTCACCGTCATTTTCCTGTTCATCAACCGCCGGTGGCCGCAAGAACCGTCAACCCTCCGCATCGTAAAAATAGTCGCACTGGTTCTATGGCTGGTTGCTCTCGTATGGATAACCGTAAGAGTCGTATGGCACATTATATAA
- a CDS encoding PadR family transcriptional regulator encodes MNSENLKSQMRKGVLEYCILLLLKCKRAYASDIIDELKKAHLIVVEGTLYPLLTRLKNDGLLTYEWEESTQGPPRKYYVITPDGETFLSELEATWNSLNQTVNHLKGLS; translated from the coding sequence ATGAACAGCGAAAACCTCAAATCACAAATGCGCAAAGGGGTGCTCGAATACTGTATCCTGCTTCTGCTCAAATGCAAACGAGCCTACGCCTCGGACATCATCGATGAGTTGAAAAAGGCTCACCTCATCGTCGTCGAGGGGACGCTCTACCCCCTCCTCACCCGTCTGAAAAACGACGGTCTGCTCACCTACGAATGGGAAGAGTCGACCCAGGGGCCGCCGCGCAAATACTACGTCATCACCCCCGACGGAGAGACATTCCTTTCGGAACTGGAAGCGACATGGAACAGTCTGAACCAAACCGTAAACCACCTCAAAGGGTTATCATAA
- the pdxA gene encoding 4-hydroxythreonine-4-phosphate dehydrogenase PdxA: MEHKLKIGITHGDINGVGYEVILKTLSDPRIVELCTPVVYGSSKVAAYHRKALDLPAFNFNIITSAEQCAAGKINMINCFDDELKVELAKPTTQAGEAAFLALEAATADLQAGLIDAIVTAPINKHTIQSDRFDFPGHTEYFEKKTGNGQKSLMILLNERIRVALVTTHLPLSKVPSMITRENILEKLTIFNRSLHEDFRIEKPRIAVLSLNPHAGEDGLLGSEEQDIIIPTLKEAEQQGILCFGPYAADGFFGSGHFAQFDGVLAMYHDQGLAPFKTLAMEDGVNFTAGLPIVRTSPAHGTAYDITGQNKASEESFRQALYLAIDVTNNRAYHAAEHANPLRKQYFDKSGDKEVLDLNTPEQED, translated from the coding sequence ATGGAACATAAACTGAAAATAGGTATTACGCACGGCGACATCAACGGCGTAGGCTATGAAGTGATTCTGAAAACCCTCTCCGACCCCCGTATCGTGGAGCTCTGCACGCCGGTCGTGTATGGCTCTTCGAAAGTTGCCGCCTACCACCGCAAGGCTCTCGACCTGCCTGCGTTCAATTTCAATATCATCACTTCGGCCGAGCAATGCGCCGCCGGAAAAATCAATATGATCAACTGTTTCGACGACGAACTGAAAGTGGAACTCGCCAAGCCCACAACACAAGCCGGCGAAGCCGCCTTCCTCGCCCTCGAAGCCGCCACGGCCGATTTGCAGGCGGGACTCATCGACGCCATCGTCACGGCTCCCATCAACAAACACACCATACAGTCGGACCGATTCGACTTCCCGGGACACACCGAATATTTCGAGAAAAAAACCGGAAACGGACAGAAATCGCTCATGATTCTGCTCAATGAGCGCATACGCGTGGCACTGGTCACCACCCACCTCCCCCTCTCGAAAGTTCCCTCGATGATTACGCGGGAGAACATCCTCGAAAAGCTCACCATCTTCAACCGCAGTCTGCACGAAGACTTCCGCATCGAGAAACCGCGCATCGCCGTGCTCTCCCTCAATCCTCACGCCGGAGAAGACGGCCTGCTGGGAAGCGAAGAGCAAGACATCATCATTCCCACCCTCAAAGAGGCCGAGCAACAAGGCATTCTCTGTTTCGGCCCCTATGCTGCCGACGGATTTTTCGGGTCGGGACACTTTGCCCAGTTCGACGGCGTACTGGCCATGTACCACGACCAAGGTCTCGCCCCGTTCAAAACCCTGGCCATGGAAGACGGCGTAAACTTCACCGCCGGATTGCCTATCGTGCGCACCTCACCCGCCCACGGAACAGCCTACGACATCACCGGCCAAAACAAAGCCTCGGAAGAGTCGTTCAGACAGGCTCTCTACCTTGCCATCGACGTGACCAATAATCGGGCTTACCACGCGGCCGAACATGCCAACCCGCTGCGCAAGCAATATTTCGACAAGAGCGGCGACAAAGAGGTACTCGACCTCAATACGCCCGAGCAGGAAGATTAA
- the rlmN gene encoding 23S rRNA (adenine(2503)-C(2))-methyltransferase RlmN encodes MTDKQFLAGKTAEELKTIAAAYGMPRFAASQIASWLYRNRVDSIDKMTNLSKANREKLAADFEVGYTAPIEANRSDDGTIKYLFAAGDSYIETVYIPDRDRATLCVSSQVGCKMNCRFCMTGKQGFKKNLTATEIINQIVSIPEFEHLTNIVFMGMGEPLDNTDEVLKALDILTSDYGFAWSPRRITLSTIGVTPNLRRFLDESQCHLAISLHNPFADQRQELMPVQKAFPIAATIELLRQYDFSHQRRLSFEYIVFEGLNDTPAHINELAHLLHGLDCRINLIRFHAIPQVDLHSPSTEKMEAFRDALSRKGIICTIRASRGEDIKAACGMLSTARKEAERK; translated from the coding sequence ATGACAGACAAACAATTCCTTGCCGGCAAAACGGCCGAAGAACTCAAAACCATCGCCGCCGCATACGGCATGCCCCGCTTCGCCGCATCGCAAATCGCATCATGGCTTTATCGCAACCGTGTCGACAGCATCGACAAAATGACCAATCTCTCGAAAGCCAACCGCGAGAAACTCGCTGCCGACTTCGAGGTCGGCTACACGGCTCCCATCGAGGCAAACCGGTCGGACGACGGCACGATAAAATACCTCTTCGCCGCCGGCGACAGCTACATCGAGACCGTCTATATCCCCGACCGCGACCGGGCGACGCTCTGTGTCTCGTCACAGGTAGGCTGCAAAATGAACTGTCGTTTCTGCATGACCGGCAAACAAGGATTCAAAAAGAATCTTACCGCCACCGAAATCATCAACCAGATTGTCTCAATACCCGAATTTGAGCACCTCACCAACATCGTCTTCATGGGCATGGGCGAACCGCTCGACAATACCGACGAGGTGCTCAAAGCTCTCGACATACTCACCTCGGACTATGGCTTTGCTTGGAGCCCCCGGCGCATCACCCTCTCGACCATCGGCGTCACGCCCAACCTGCGCCGCTTCCTCGACGAGAGCCAATGCCACCTCGCCATCAGCCTGCACAACCCATTTGCCGACCAACGCCAGGAACTGATGCCCGTGCAAAAAGCCTTCCCCATAGCCGCCACCATCGAGCTGCTGCGACAATACGATTTCAGTCACCAACGCCGGCTCTCGTTCGAATACATCGTATTTGAAGGGCTCAACGACACACCGGCACACATCAACGAATTGGCCCACCTGCTGCACGGCCTCGACTGCCGCATCAACCTCATACGCTTCCACGCCATTCCGCAGGTCGACCTGCACAGCCCCTCGACAGAAAAAATGGAAGCCTTCCGCGACGCGCTCTCCCGCAAAGGCATCATCTGCACCATACGGGCGTCACGGGGCGAAGACATCAAAGCGGCATGCGGCATGTTGTCGACCGCCCGCAAAGAGGCCGAAAGGAAATAG
- a CDS encoding SurA N-terminal domain-containing protein codes for MATLQKIRNKAGLLVIVIGVALLAFIIGDFLNSGQAFFRMSKDKVVVVNGKKVTTQEFSTLVNRRTEEMQAMFRQQYGMSLPEGYSARINKEVFDQIVQEMLISDAAASVGVKVSKEELSDMLQGDHIAPQIQQMFSNKAELLNFLQVVFNDDLSQYSDDVVEQILDYRTKWINLEQDVKKQRLSEKYLGLILKTMAPNKYDLQASYDNGRKSVAFDYALQPYSSISDNDITITNEELAAAYNKDKERYKQDAHRTIKYIAVEIVPSEADYKTTEEKINALRETFASTHDMGGFLTFNTDVPYTEAYVAVSSMDDEMKNFVQKSQTGDVYGPFFEDESYKMYRLMGKHNAPDSVKVRHIMFPLNNSAAVTARIDSIYTVLQKGGNFAEMARQFSAERNSGANGGEIGWISEIDAIQFGKDFNDLCFNSRNNGVTRIESPYGIHLVQVTERKAPVAKANVAQLVMNVRPSSDTYSDLYNKVSQYIANNNKLADFEANASNEGLLVNTATLTADDINFGTINDGRSVVRWAFNAKKEAMSEIFNIENNFLVAMVSNISEEGYMPQATVEPYLRQEILKEKKAEKIMADLKAKNPTQIDAAAQAMNSKVEEAKFITFNTSSIAGLGSEYALIGAATSASKGQLGGPVAGNRGVYMFAVTTQENNTEPMDAVAEAEKYNQKVYVLLNQFMSVLKENSEVEDNRIKFY; via the coding sequence ATGGCTACTTTACAGAAAATCAGAAACAAAGCAGGACTTCTGGTCATCGTAATCGGTGTCGCCCTGCTCGCGTTTATCATAGGTGACTTCCTCAATTCGGGACAAGCCTTTTTCAGAATGTCGAAAGACAAGGTCGTCGTGGTAAACGGCAAAAAAGTGACAACACAAGAATTCTCGACATTGGTAAACCGCCGCACCGAAGAGATGCAGGCCATGTTCCGCCAGCAATACGGCATGTCTTTGCCCGAAGGCTACTCGGCACGCATCAACAAAGAGGTGTTTGACCAAATCGTGCAAGAAATGCTCATCAGCGACGCCGCAGCCAGCGTAGGCGTGAAAGTATCGAAAGAAGAGTTGAGCGACATGCTGCAAGGCGACCACATCGCCCCGCAAATCCAGCAAATGTTCTCCAACAAAGCCGAACTGCTCAATTTCTTGCAAGTTGTATTCAACGATGACCTTTCGCAATATTCCGACGATGTCGTAGAACAAATCCTGGACTACCGTACCAAATGGATCAATCTCGAACAAGACGTGAAAAAACAACGTCTCTCGGAAAAATACCTCGGCTTGATACTCAAAACGATGGCACCCAACAAATACGACCTGCAAGCCTCTTATGACAACGGTCGCAAATCGGTAGCGTTCGACTACGCCCTGCAACCCTATTCGAGCATCTCCGACAACGACATCACTATTACCAATGAAGAATTGGCAGCCGCTTACAACAAAGACAAAGAGCGCTACAAACAAGATGCCCACCGCACCATCAAATACATTGCCGTAGAAATCGTCCCCAGCGAGGCCGACTACAAAACCACCGAAGAGAAAATCAACGCTTTGCGCGAGACTTTTGCTTCGACCCACGACATGGGCGGATTCCTGACCTTCAACACCGATGTACCCTACACCGAAGCCTATGTGGCCGTGTCGTCGATGGACGACGAAATGAAAAATTTCGTACAGAAATCACAAACCGGTGACGTCTACGGACCCTTCTTCGAAGATGAATCGTATAAAATGTACCGTCTGATGGGTAAACACAACGCCCCCGACTCGGTAAAAGTGCGTCACATCATGTTCCCGCTCAATAACAGTGCCGCCGTTACGGCCCGCATCGACAGTATCTACACGGTTCTGCAAAAAGGGGGTAACTTCGCCGAAATGGCCCGTCAATTCTCGGCCGAGAGAAATTCGGGTGCCAACGGAGGTGAAATCGGGTGGATAAGTGAAATCGACGCCATACAATTCGGCAAAGACTTCAACGACCTCTGCTTCAACAGCCGCAACAACGGCGTCACCCGCATCGAATCGCCCTACGGCATTCACCTGGTGCAGGTAACCGAGCGCAAAGCCCCGGTAGCCAAAGCCAACGTAGCCCAACTGGTCATGAACGTACGTCCCAGTTCCGACACATACAGCGACCTCTACAACAAAGTAAGCCAATACATTGCCAACAACAACAAACTGGCCGACTTCGAAGCCAACGCCTCCAATGAAGGTCTGCTGGTCAACACCGCCACCCTCACGGCCGACGACATCAACTTCGGAACCATCAACGACGGCCGCTCTGTCGTAAGATGGGCTTTCAACGCCAAGAAAGAAGCCATGTCGGAAATTTTCAACATCGAAAACAACTTCCTCGTAGCCATGGTATCGAACATCTCCGAAGAGGGTTACATGCCCCAAGCAACAGTCGAACCGTACTTGCGTCAGGAGATACTGAAAGAGAAAAAGGCCGAGAAAATCATGGCCGACCTCAAAGCCAAGAACCCGACCCAAATCGATGCAGCTGCACAAGCCATGAATTCGAAAGTCGAGGAGGCCAAATTCATCACCTTCAACACCTCTTCGATTGCCGGGCTGGGTAGCGAATACGCCCTCATCGGTGCCGCCACCAGCGCCTCCAAAGGCCAACTGGGAGGCCCCGTTGCCGGAAACCGCGGCGTTTACATGTTTGCCGTGACCACCCAAGAGAACAACACCGAGCCCATGGACGCCGTTGCCGAGGCCGAGAAATACAACCAAAAAGTATATGTCCTCCTCAACCAATTCATGAGCGTTCTCAAAGAGAACTCCGAAGTAGAAGACAATCGCATCAAGTTTTATTGA